The Zalophus californianus isolate mZalCal1 chromosome 7, mZalCal1.pri.v2, whole genome shotgun sequence genome includes a region encoding these proteins:
- the KIAA0408 gene encoding uncharacterized protein KIAA0408 homolog codes for MDLHKQWENTEANWHKEKMELLDQFDNERKEWESQWKIMQKKIEELCHEVKLRRKINVNERAKIISHDREKAVQDQVLESSPNYPSSGRCEFTRMNYRDGLEKENKTEQRLLCEGNEMCKEQKATKKSKVGFMDPLATDNQRECEACPGLRTLREEGRSCSGALNLALEELAKVSEELCSFQEEIRKRSNHRRMKSDSFLQEMPNVMNMPHRDHMINHGQGILPIDLEKEKQKNRRNLSTTVLQSNSRKTCELDTINLQRNEIPPLPPPRSTSRSFPSLYSEQAHESLKGSLDHNSQVAQEGQAERNCSPDFLWRHNEMSMLCLDEGKTLKDGITFPSLAPKAKIDNKPPCNENVGLSMWSYDTGISAKNSPSPLWFQKTCSTPNKPQCEKMIPDHPTKSHPDLHISNDYSSSVTESNGPLKSFSCGFKRTTRNEKLAAKTDEFNRIVFRTDRNCQAIQQNQSYSESSEDCKPCETLTTHTDNISENDNVSDILKTSAHVPVPRENVPDNPTKIPTTGLVRQMQEHMSPSSYRSMLQEHDWRPSNLSGRPRSADPRSNYGVVEKLLKTYETSTGSALQNSKCFQDNWTRCNSDVSSGPTLSQQLERLQLEQEFQQKPAMCGAQQVKRGVDWRKITEEAMAVKSSHGKGFSRPARPANRRLPSRWASRSPSAPPALRRTAPSYTISLRSAASMV; via the exons cTTTGCCATGAAGTAAAGCTTCGGAGGAAAATCAACGTGAATGAACGTGCTAAGATCATCAGTCATGATCGTGAGAAAGCAGTTCAAGATCAAGTGCTGGAATCTTCTCCAAATTACCCCAGTTCAGGACGATGTGAATTTACAAGGATGAATTACCGGGATggtctggaaaaagaaaataaaacagagcagCGCTTACTctgtgaaggaaatgaaatgtgtaaggaacaaaaagcaacaaaaaaatcaaaagtagggTTTATGGATCCTTTGGCCACAGATAACCAAAGAGAATGTGAGGCGTGCCCTGGTCTGAGGACTTTGAGGGAAGAGGGCAGGAGCTGCTCTGGGGCCCTCAACTTG GCTCTTGAAGAACTTGCCAAAGTTAGTGAAGAATTATGCAGCTTTCAAGAGGAAATCCGAAAGCGGTCTAACCACAGAAG GATGAAGTCAGATTCTTTTCTTCAGGAAATGCCAAATGTAATGAATATGCCTCACAGAGACCACATGATCAACCATGGCCAGGGCATTCTTCCCATcgatttagaaaaagaaaagcagaaaaatagaaggaatctAAGCACCACCGTGCTCCAAAGCAACTCTAGGAAAACATGTGAACTTGATACAATTAAtctgcaaagaaatgaaattccaCCACTTCCACCTCCAAGAAGCACATCTCGAAGTTTTCCCAGCTTATATTCTGAACAAGCTCATGAAAGTTTGAAGGGAAGTTTAGACCACAATAGCCAGGTGGCCCAGGAGGGTCAAGCGGAAAGGAACTGCAGTCCTGATTTCCTTTGGAGGCACAATGAGATGTCTATGCTGTGTCTAGATGAAGGGAAGACTTTGAAAGATGGTATCACGTTTCCTTCTTTGGCACCCAAAGCCAAAATAGATAACAAGCCTCCATGTAATGAAAATGTTGGACTTAGCATGTGGTCGTATGACACTGGGATCAGTGCAAAAAATAGTCCCTCTCCATTGTGGTTTCAGAAAACCTGCTCGACTCCCAATAAGCCACAGTGTGAAAAGATGATTCCAGATCACCCTACTAAATCTCATCCTGATCTTCATATAAGCAATGACTATAGCTCCTCGGTGACAGAGAGCAATGGCCCACTTAAAAGTTTCAGTTGTGGTTTTAAGAGGACAACTAGGAATGAAAAACTGGCAGCAAAGACTGATGAATTTAACAGAATCGTATTTAGAACAGATAGAAATTGTCAGGCAATACAGCAAAATCAGAGCTACTCAGAATCATCTGAAGATTGTAAACCCTGTGAGACCTTAACTACTCATACAGATAACATATCAGAAAATGATAATGTGTCTGACATTCTGAAAACCAGTGCCCACGTGCCTGTGCCCAGAGAAAATGTGCCTGACAATCCCACCAAAATACCCACAACAGGCCTAGTCAGACAAATGCAGGAACACATGAGCCCCAGCAGTTACCGGAGTATGCTCCAAGAGCATGACTGGAGACCCAGTAATTTGTCTGGCCGGCCAAGATCAGCAGATCCTAGGTCAAATTATGGTGTTGTGGAAAAGCTGCTGAAAACCTATGAGACATCAACAGGGTCTGCATTGCAAAATTCTAAATGCTTCCAGGATAACTGGACCAGATGTAATTCTGATGTCAGCAGTGGACCCACATTAAGTCAGCAGTTAGAAAGACTTCAGTTAGAACAAGAGTTTCAGCAAAAGCCAGCTATGTGTGGAGCACAGCAAGTAAAGCGAGGAGTAGATTGGAGAAAGATAACAGAG GAAGCCATGGCAGTGAAATCTTCACATGGAAAAGGGTTTTCCCGACCTGCTAGACCAGCAAATCGCCGTCTCCCATCTAGATGGGCCTCGAGATCTCCATCAGCGCCCCCTGCCTTGCGGAGAACTGCTCCCAGTTATACCATTTCTCTGCGATCTGCAGCGTCGATGGTCTGA